ggacttaagagcaagcatatagtaagtaaggcagtagttgatgcattgagcgattaaacactaccctttaaacactttaagtgatttagagtgaatctggtgaggagttggttttgaataattttgttgagacagtgttttgtgaattattggcatcttggttgtgatacttgaattgattgcttcgtttctttttatttgacttacgcttgttaaggatatgtgcaggagctccctagcttgtctgtcagttcaagtgttgttccttagtggtttattttccttattttacttttggttgcttgaggataagcaatgagctaagtgtggggttatttgacgtgcgtaaaatacatacatctaaatggggtttttaagattgattttatgtacatttggatgtgaattggtcccaacactcactctatgtgtctgtttgtgtgcattaggtccaaaagaagtcaaagtatgataaaggaaagaattggagcataattggacgtcaaagctgccgaaacaagctaagtatgcccatgaggaaggttaacacggccgtgttggattcaacactggccgtgttggatgcatcatacatcaaataaaaaagaggtttttagggagcacggccgcagagagtaacacgggcatcaacaccagaacgtgttgggaacacgggcatcaacacggccatgttcatggcagctggtcaaattcatttaaaaagaaagaaaagagaaaaagggaggcagctagggttagaacgtccaaaactcatatttttttttgtctaagggttttctgagttgaaactaagggaaaaggagacttggatcaaggtttcacttggattctcttcgaagatcaaagattggcgaggattgtcgattggtttcaatccgagtaagaggaacaagaattgatCCAAGATTGGGcacgaggaattggagctatttactctcatccaagggtgtatggATATTGCACTTTAGGTATAACCGtttaaatgtataaattttcAAGTTGATAGTTTTTCAGAGACTAACCCCACATGGGGTTATTGTTTAAGCCATGTAGGCTTAGCTAAGCTCACGTGGACTTAGCCTTACCTTACATGAGGTAGAGGTGGTCCTTAAAGGCTTTTAGTTTCTGGACGAGGTTTTTAGGCTTCGGACTTAGGCTTATAAGGGTTTTTAAGAGTTCTTTCTGTCTCGTCGGACCATTTCACAGCTTTTAGTGTCCTTAGGTGCCTTACCAGGTTTCTTTCCTTCACCACTCAACGTTGACTCTATCAGACTTATCATGGTCTCATTATTGGGCTTACATAACAGAGGGAcaaaacttaaataataataatatgtttaattattctatattaataaaagtgaGAAGTACAAAATAGTATCATATTGTTTAACTAATTTATGATAGTACGTATTATTTTTCTGGACAAAAAAGGTATGTTATTATAAACcgtgataaaaaatatatctcgCCGTTAAAAAGTCTCGATTCATAAGGATTCATCCATCTTTATTCCAATCAGCCATCATATTACCCATGTTTGATCATATAAGCTTAGAGCTTACCAactcataattttattgtttgacCATCAAATTACAGTTTAAAAAATCACTAATATGATAAGATTGATTTGACAGTTAAACGACAACATTTTGAGTTTTTAAACTCTaaatccatattataaaacacgagcaatataattataatggCTGATCAAAGTGAAGATGGTTGAATCCTTACGAATTCGCATTTTTTAACGGTGTGATATTTTTTGTTAcaatttttaactaaatacCTCTTTTTATCTAAAAGAATCACATActgaaaattattaattcgTAAAATTATAAGTAGTTTATTTATAGTGAATAAGTAGAAAAAAATAGtagaaaaaaattcttttatactAAATTGTTATATCATATGAGCTccttaataaaatttactttcattttgaaaaatataccaataaCTTTAACATCTCtcttttctgaaaaaaaatatcaactaACTCTATGATGTGATTTTGTTTTATAagagtattatttttaagaatagattatttaattataaaataaacatttagaaataatacaatgctaaccaattcatacaataaataaatacagcAGTGTTGGATTAACTTATCATTACTATTTCAAAAGAAAGTACTGAAGTAGTTTCCGGAGGGTTAATAGACCATAGAAAGGACAAGAAGTTTGTGTCATTTTCGTAGTGTTCAAAGCAATCAAAAGATAAGGATATTCTGCTCTATTATTCCCCTATATTAACATTATTTCTCTCCTTTTGTTAGAAATATTATCATGTTAATATTACATCGTCTCATACTATAGTGCCACCTCCTATCATGACCTCATTCATCATCAAAAGAAAGCTGTATATTCCACCGCCATTAAATTCACAATCTGCATCATATAAAGCAAGCAAGCAAGAGTTCAGCAGTTAGTACTTACTACTAGTACACCTTTTTCTACTACCAAAACTCCATCGACCTTTTAAGTTAATTTCCCCCCAAAGCAGAAAAGAGTATATTATGGGTAGTTCAGAAGAGGAAAGACTTGTTCAAATGGTACAGGACTTCATAGAATCAGAATCATCATCAGTGCCCATTTTCCCTTCTTCCTCAAAGTGCCTTTCTACTGAGGATCAAGCCAAGTACTTCATTTtaaaggttattttctagatGTTTTGAACTTGAAACATGCTTTTTTAGTTATTGTTTCTTGTGCTAGCTGGTTGACAGTACTCTAGTGACCTTATTGTGTTGTTGGTTTAGGAAATTCTTGGTAGGGTGACGGAAGCTGAAGCAAAGGTTCTTGAGAGTGTACTGAAgcatatgaaatgcaaaaagGAAGCTGAAAGAACAAGCAGTCTAAAGAAGTGGCTTGTCTTAAGGTTGACACTTGATGGCTTTAATGCTTCTATTTGTCAAACCACTTTGATCACTTCCTTAGGATGTAAAGCTGGTgggtctctctctctctctctctctcggcaataatttcttctttttcagtACTAACAGTTTTGGATTCAAGTGTCGTAGGGCTGTGTGCTTTGCCTTTAAAGGGTAGTTTAAGGGGTAGagttttcttgtttttcattcttttgtatGTATATGTCCTGATACTAAGTCTGTAATTAATGTGTGTGTAACAGGTGATTATGAGTACATTGACATAACATTGAAAGAAGAGAATGGGAAGAGCATAAAGAGGGTGATAGTGGACATAGACTTCAGGTCACAATTTGAACTGGCAAGGCCAACACTATTCTACAAAGAACTAACAGAGACAGTGCCATCACTTTTTGTTGGGAGTGAAGAAAAACTGAACAAGATCATCTCTTTACTTTGCTCAGCTGCAAAACAATCACTTACAGAAAGAGGGCTCCATGTGCCTCCATGGAGGACCAGCACATATATGCAGTCCAAATGGCTCAAAGTCACTGCTACCACACCCAATTACAGTAGCAATACCGCAGAAGCTAATCAAAGTTTTAGCATTTGGACACCTCCTAAGCCTATTGTTAAGCATGAGAGAAGGGCTTTAGGTGGTGGTTCTGCCTTGTCTAGTCAGTTCTCTACCATGGGCATCAATTGTtgctaagaaagaaaagaaaaggaaaacaaagaaTTTGATAGGATAACTaggatataattttaaaagggttttcttcaattttggttgccttcctttctttactttttaaataaaataactttaataATGTGAGTTCTTTTCTCTACTAAATAAtatatgcaatttattttagtatgttTATGTTATTGTATGTTAAGTTCTTGagagttttataaaaatttaaaaattattgtgcAGGCTTGGCGTATGTTTTCATCTATACATTGAATCAATAGacaattcatatatatattttagttttaaatgataaaatatgtgtcaatcatcaaatattaaaatataaaatactgaTACATACGTATCAGTTTCTTATTAATTGAAGCGTATATACTAAATCTAAAtgaaaatcttttaaatttttttttactattttaggCACTCGGAAATTACAGTGCTTATCATTTGGGTTTGATTTGATTGAATTGTTATAATTACCGACAATAGACAGATGAATCATAAGGAAATCTATCTAGGATCACCAAAGATCCATATGGAATCATTGGGGAGACAGAATGGCAACTATCCTACAGAGTCAATCATAAATTATACGCTATACTACTTAGATGAGATCCCttgataattcttttattaaaggTTATCGTAGGACTTAATACTGtcaacttttttcttttttactatatataacACTTTCCATCAacgaaaaatatttatttattctgaTAATATgttgtataaataaataaataaattatatatatttattattattaaataactaaaatacgTGTGTTATAACTGTATTCAAcgcatatatacatataaaatatttttatttatttttttatatctgtATAGCTATATAATAACAGAACTAGAGGAGCCAGCAGGTCacgataaatatttatttatttttggttggaaaataactaaaatgtTTTAGGATGCAAATCATTAACATGTCAACTTCTGTTTCTAGAATGCAAAACAGAACCAGTGCCACTCctaggagaaaagaaaagaaagatatatAAGAGCAAGCAGATGGCtcttaatcaaataaatataaatggaaataatatctGATCATATTATGTTGTATATGTATGGAGCAGCAAAAgtaaatgcaaatgcaaatgatAGGAAAATGTGAAATGATTGAGAAAGGAATCCTCTTTCAAGGTGGGATTTCTCaatatctttaatattatattatataatacacAAAGAAAGTTGTTGGCCGCTTCTGATCACTATGATGAAATTTGtcatattttagaattataatatataacaaaaaattgTTTACCGCTTctgatataataaataataaaataatattacgttcttcaaaaatatataattattttttttattgcataaatatggtaattatttaataataaaaataatatactgaGAATAgatgaaatataataattaataaatctgaATTGGAGGAGATTgctgtattaaaatattttgacattaaattatataatttaattatttaaaattaacagATATATATAAGTAAAGATGTATAgataaaataggaaaaaataatctttGTAAAAGCATTATCCAAAAGTGACGTAGCAGATGGAGAAACAAGTGAAGATTTAGAAGACATAGGAAGGAAGAAACCAGTGGGTGTTTCAAAACAGGTGGCATAATACAAGGGGGAGCAGATTGAGATAAATATTATGTGACAAATGACAAAGCTTCCTTCTAcctatgtgtgtgtgtgtgtgtctgCGCGCGCGCGCTTCATTGTCATTAGCTGCCCCTCTTATCCATCCATCTCcttcatattttataatgtgaCGAATCAACAAACCTTTTCAGGGTCGTTTTATCATCCAGTGTTTCTTTCAGTACATGAACGAGGCTACAAAACGGGTGGCGTTCAAACCCACTCCACCAATTATTAAAGTCTATACAGAAATATTATtacttgaatttttatattctttttgtcaattttacttttactagaaaaagaatttaaaaattgagtaaaaaagataaaatgttcatattttaaaaataagtcatctagtttgttttaattaattcctctaacaaaaaaaaaacaatgatGGAAAAAGCCGTTTGGcaaataaacttttttatcaataataaagaTTATCGATGGAATGACCACAACCGACATCCATCATTAAATGATTGGCAGCCATCCGACATTAAATACACATTTTGCAAATCCATGCATAAAACTAATACTTCTTTAAAAAactttaacaataaaatttaacttggctccatttcttttatctttacaGTCAATTTAGTCCAAGTCTTTTAGCTAATGTAAACTCTAAAGCATGTAATATAgactccttttcttttcttaaaaaagaaaagaaaggaaattagAGTCCAGCTTAGCCATAAAACTAGTCACGTAGGGTCAATTTGATCATCCAAAACTTTTGTGTGGGTTCAATTTTACTGTCCAACTTTTCGTATGGGCTCAAATTTTCCTtgttaaaaaaagatttaattatttaataaatttatatagttctttttctttatgtattctagattttaattagttgtttaatcaaatgaaaatattgaTGGTAGCGGTGCCAAGAggttaaaatctaaaattgtATTGATTCTCTTGTAACGATGGACGGAGGTATTTGTGATGagtatattatatttctttttaattcataGATCTGTAAAGAAGCAATGGTGGTGATATTGGATTTTGGATAATGCTCTATTTTCTAGCAACAATTGTGATTATTTGACGATGTTGGTACTAGTGCAGCAGTGATGGTGGTCGTAGGAGGTGATGTTAATGGGCTTGATTGACTAGTATTAActttaaagatttaatatttaatatttttaattcaaaaatttaaagataaaataaatttaatttatctcaTAAACTTTGTGAATAGGCTCAATTTGGACTTTTAACTTATTACTCAGGcttaatttgacttttttttacctttttatttatattatgtgcaactcattttttcaaaaacaaagaattaaaatgcgccaaaaatataaagatttgAAATAAATGCCATAAAGGTCAAAAAAGCTATAGGTAAAATTGAGCCTATTTGGAAATTTCAAGGGCTAAATTaggataatttttttgattcaaccagaaaaattataaaataaagaaaaaaaatgaagtctAATCCAAGATAGAGAATGAAgtgtttattaaaaatttgattattatcttttagagatatttttttatttttaaaatttttaccaaAATTTCGATAAAATTTCACCTATAAAATGAACATACCCTACGTAATATAAATGTTCGTACTATTTCAATGCATGCACTACAGTAAAGTATTCACTATGCCACAATAAATTCTATTCGTAAACATTGAAATAATGTCATTTTATCgacataataatatataaaaaaatgtatattctACAAGCACAGCTCAACTTTTCAACacaaataataatcaaattatcaatataaaacatataatagATGTtcatcttaaaaataaataaattatcagcacataaaataaaataagattaaaattcTATTCACTGCTTTTTAACTGCGTGCTTTAGAATGTACctccataaaaaaatattattgaataaataaagacgcaacatatattttttgatattatatttaaaaaataaagaaaaaatattgaaaactatataaaaaattaaacacataatataaaagtaaaaaattaaaacctacataaatatgttaaaacataaatttaaagacgatagtttcaaaaaaataaatttcatatctaaaagtaaaattataaattatgcctacataaatattaaaaagtaaaatcaaaacttataaaaatattgaaatcagaaaattaaaaaagtaaaacaaactctacatgaataatataaaaataaaaaaataaaggtattaacaaaatatacaATGATATGGgacaacaaaagaaagaaatgggagtaaacaaaatgaaatgtgatgaaaataaaaatgaaagaaaaagtctAATAACGTATAAATAAAAACGCTAAATAAAAACGCTAAGTGTAAAATTAtaacaagaaataaatgagagtaaatatattatagtttagaaaaatagttatttataaaaatatgtctTTTACAgcactattaatatttttattttaaaaaagtttcgacttataaaattatgctcttttagatataaaaaatttataaaattacactcactcttgtaaattaaaatgatatggCTAGCGACTAAATTGGGGTTAAATATCCCGCTGGTACTAAACCTTGGTTACTTTTATCCAATTGGTACAAAAtcttcaatttgtttctttttggtaccattcctattttttttgtttcttccGCCAATACCAATGAGAAATGCGACACTTATTTGCTGATGTGGCAGCCAGATTTATAAAATACCACAGACCTGTTGCTGACTCCTTCACTTTATCCTAGTTAGCAATTAACTAAATACCTTtaatttgagctaaaaaatTGAGAGACATTGTAATCAAATTGTTTTCATTCTCTAAGCTAATCCAACAGTAACCGTTGGTACCAAACCTCAAGAATCAACGTAAACCGATCGACTTCCACCTCCATTGTCAACACTCTCTGAATCTCTCGTTTCTCGTCTCTGACCTTCTGCTTCGTACCTGCACATTGCGACATTGTGGAACAATGACAGTCAACTGGCGAGTAAGGGAGAAAGCCGAAGACCCACCACTATACTGTCAGTACAAGCGTGCCGCTAGTTATTCTGTGGTTATTGAAAGCTATTTTGCATCTTTTAATGCGTAATGCATGCTGCATTTCTTTGGAAGTTAACAATACAAGGGGCTAGGTTTTCCCTAATTCCTTTTTATTGGTTgaatgttgatgatgtttgtttattaataCTGCTTGTATATGGTTGTCtcatatttgtttaattaatttattttgcaatGCCTAATTTCGACTACTTTAGTTTATATTGGCATGATTATGGAGTTGATGGTAGAGGTCAACCTAAGCTATGGGATATAGGAGCTGTGGATTTTTATAGTTTAGATAAGATCTCTAGGATAGAAATAGATTCAATGCCTAGAGAGTTAGGAATGAATCCTGAAACAAAGCTTATTATGTGGAAGGATCCTACAAAGAGTATGAGTGATGTGTTAAGAAGCCTTGAAAATGATAGGGATGCTTTAGAAATGGCAATGGATGTAGAGGGTTCTAAACTAATGCATATATTTAGTAGGGATAAGTTTGAAGCTGGGGAAGAAGCTGGGGAAGAAGATGGGCCAGAAGTTGGGGAAGAAGCTAGGGATGAGGCTGTGAAAAATATGGATGATGACAGCTGTAAGGATAGTGAGAATAGTGATGCAGATTCAAAGGACAATGAGTTTGTGGAATCTGATTATGACCTTAGGGATgaagatgttgatgatgatgccaTGTTTGATGAGTTTGTTGATAAGGAGCTTCAGAGGGACAGACCATCTGATTCTAGAAGTGCTAGGCAACCTGCTGAAGAGTTGTCTAAAGAAATAGATGTCACAGTATATGGTCCATCAGATGAGCTGTTGTCATGCTCCTCATCTGAAGACAGTGACGCAGATTCAAGAAAGCAAAGATGGCATGTGTTTAATGAGGAGATTGACATGGCAAATCCCAGCTTCAAGATTGGAATGCTCTTCAATTCCTTCAAACAATTCAAGGATTTTGTTAAGAGCTCATTAATCAAAAATAGAAACCAGATTATATTTGGGCCAAATGCAAGGCTAAATGCAAGAACAAATGCTAGTTTTTCATTTGGGCTTACTTGCTGATTCAGACAAACAAATAGTACAGATTAGGTCAGCCAATTTCACTCACAACTGTTTAAGAGAGGCATACAATAGACATGTTAATGCTAGTTGGATAGCTCAACATTATGTTGAAAGGTTCAGAGCTGATCCCAGTTGCGTAATTCAAGGGATCATACAAGCTGTGAAAGAAGATTGTGGTGTTGAAGTGTCCATACCAAAATCATGGAGAGCAAGAAATGTTGCTTTGAGATTTATCAATGGTGATGAGACATAACAGTTTTCTAGCCT
The sequence above is drawn from the Ricinus communis isolate WT05 ecotype wild-type chromosome 7, ASM1957865v1, whole genome shotgun sequence genome and encodes:
- the LOC8259126 gene encoding uncharacterized protein LOC8259126 — encoded protein: MGSSEEERLVQMVQDFIESESSSVPIFPSSSKCLSTEDQAKYFILKEILGRVTEAEAKVLESVLKHMKCKKEAERTSSLKKWLVLRLTLDGFNASICQTTLITSLGCKAGDYEYIDITLKEENGKSIKRVIVDIDFRSQFELARPTLFYKELTETVPSLFVGSEEKLNKIISLLCSAAKQSLTERGLHVPPWRTSTYMQSKWLKVTATTPNYSSNTAEANQSFSIWTPPKPIVKHERRALGGGSALSSQFSTMGINCC
- the LOC107261116 gene encoding uncharacterized protein LOC107261116 — encoded protein: MPNFDYFSLYWHDYGVDGRGQPKLWDIGAVDFYSLDKISRIEIDSMPRELGMNPETKLIMWKDPTKSMSDVLRSLENDRDALEMAMDVEGSKLMHIFSRDKFEAGEEAGEEDGPEVGEEARDEAVKNMDDDSCKDSENSDADSKDNEFVESDYDLRDEDVDDDAMFDEFVDKELQRDRPSDSRSARQPAEELSKEIDVTVYGPSDELLSCSSSEDSDADSRKQRWHVFNEEIDMANPSFKIGMLFNSFKQFKDFVKSSLIKNRNQIIFGPNARLNARTNASFSFGLTC